In Fluviicola taffensis DSM 16823, the following are encoded in one genomic region:
- a CDS encoding gliding motility-associated C-terminal domain-containing protein has product MKTLRIFQFIALLLASSSIFGQITPGTAPCTSTCTTSGSYPSGTGTSGMGSWGCLGSTPNPNWVAIGAGSNGYISLQLTQTNGSGNGIDVDFGVFGPFTSISAGCSSIITGSSPMVDCSFSSTSVETIEIPNASIGQIYIILITNYSGQSGTISLTPTSGTVNCNGISFNATATSTPATCNQPNGSVTVTPNGGVAPYTYLWNTPGNPTTQTVTNVPPGTYTVTIGSSPNPTNGQPVPPATATVTVANLNASYSSTSTPASCPMGHNGTATANFSMAGGSAGITASYSWNDPAGQMTKTATGLLPGTYICTIALSNGCVGTVTVTVGANPVAYSSSSTLVSCPGGSDGTATATMAPVVGTLSYAWNDPSAQSTQVATGLTAGSYTCVITSTIGCTGTVNVTVSEIPGMIATFSETINVSCNSGNDGHLKVAVIQGTPPYSYAWDHSASTTHTASDLFVGISTVTVTDALGCVVSASETLTQPDPLQINFLTSNQIICPEASTTLNVTGIGGNGAANGNYTFTWKENGTVIGTGESIVVDPLNDSTTYCVELTEVCGSPSTDSCMVINFPTPIVPIYRANKPYSCLPGDLVFYLDTTNLDQDDPIDSVIVHYGNGDMGVVYGNDSIHYIYTEAGLYTIDVTVTSDLGCVTTGTFQGIANVIANPVADFTFSANPTTIFETVVKMQDKSSPNVINWTWYSPGSTPNSSTYESPTFTFPEGVVATYTVQLIVETPEGCIDTTERILSVNSDIIFYAPNAFTPDGDEFNQTWKFYVSGIDEFNFELLIFNRWGEVIWETHDVNSTWDGTYNGAPCKEGAYSWVARVKDTYSDKKMTFNGAINILK; this is encoded by the coding sequence ATGAAAACATTAAGAATATTTCAATTTATAGCTTTGCTATTGGCAAGTTCGTCTATTTTTGGACAAATCACGCCTGGAACCGCACCATGTACTTCAACTTGTACAACTTCCGGATCTTATCCAAGTGGTACAGGAACTAGTGGGATGGGGTCATGGGGTTGCCTTGGTTCAACTCCGAATCCTAATTGGGTTGCAATTGGTGCAGGTAGTAATGGTTACATATCTCTTCAGCTAACTCAAACCAATGGCAGCGGTAATGGGATTGATGTGGATTTTGGTGTGTTTGGGCCATTTACTAGTATTTCAGCAGGGTGTAGTTCGATTATTACAGGCTCATCACCAATGGTAGATTGTTCTTTTTCATCAACTTCAGTTGAAACTATAGAGATTCCAAATGCGTCTATAGGACAAATTTATATCATTTTGATTACAAACTATAGCGGTCAGTCAGGAACTATTTCACTTACACCTACTTCTGGCACAGTGAACTGTAATGGGATTAGTTTCAATGCTACAGCAACATCAACACCTGCAACCTGTAATCAGCCGAACGGTTCTGTAACGGTAACTCCTAATGGTGGAGTTGCTCCATATACGTATCTGTGGAATACTCCAGGAAATCCAACTACTCAAACAGTGACCAATGTTCCTCCAGGAACATATACAGTAACGATTGGTTCATCTCCAAATCCAACAAATGGACAACCAGTTCCGCCAGCGACAGCTACAGTAACTGTTGCTAATCTTAATGCATCTTATAGTTCAACTTCAACACCTGCATCTTGTCCAATGGGGCATAACGGAACAGCTACTGCAAATTTCAGTATGGCAGGAGGATCAGCAGGGATTACGGCTTCTTATAGTTGGAATGATCCAGCAGGACAAATGACAAAAACAGCAACTGGTTTACTACCTGGAACATATATTTGTACAATTGCTTTGTCAAATGGATGTGTTGGAACAGTTACTGTAACAGTGGGAGCAAACCCAGTAGCATATTCTAGTAGTTCAACATTGGTTTCTTGTCCTGGTGGTTCTGATGGAACTGCAACAGCTACAATGGCACCAGTAGTAGGTACTTTATCTTATGCATGGAATGATCCTTCAGCGCAAAGTACACAGGTTGCAACAGGTTTAACTGCTGGTTCTTATACCTGTGTTATTACTTCAACTATTGGTTGTACGGGGACGGTAAATGTTACTGTGAGTGAAATTCCGGGAATGATAGCTACCTTCTCAGAGACTATTAATGTATCCTGTAATTCAGGAAATGATGGACATTTAAAAGTTGCTGTAATTCAGGGAACACCTCCTTATTCCTATGCATGGGATCATTCAGCATCCACAACGCATACTGCAAGTGATTTATTTGTTGGTATAAGTACTGTTACAGTTACAGATGCTTTAGGTTGTGTTGTTTCAGCAAGTGAAACGTTAACTCAACCAGATCCTCTACAAATTAACTTTTTAACTTCCAATCAGATTATCTGTCCAGAAGCTTCAACAACTTTAAATGTTACTGGAATTGGAGGTAATGGTGCTGCAAATGGAAATTATACATTTACATGGAAGGAAAATGGTACTGTAATTGGAACAGGAGAATCTATTGTTGTTGATCCATTGAATGACAGTACTACCTATTGTGTAGAATTGACAGAAGTATGTGGTTCTCCTAGTACGGATTCATGTATGGTAATTAATTTCCCAACACCAATTGTTCCAATCTATCGCGCTAATAAACCCTATTCTTGTTTGCCAGGAGATTTAGTGTTTTATTTAGATACAACTAATCTTGATCAAGATGATCCGATTGATTCAGTAATCGTTCACTATGGAAATGGAGATATGGGAGTTGTTTATGGAAACGACAGTATTCATTACATCTACACAGAGGCTGGACTTTACACCATTGATGTAACTGTTACTTCAGATCTTGGTTGTGTGACAACAGGTACTTTCCAAGGAATAGCGAACGTTATAGCAAATCCAGTGGCTGATTTCACATTCTCTGCAAATCCAACAACTATTTTTGAAACAGTTGTGAAAATGCAGGATAAATCGAGTCCAAACGTTATAAATTGGACTTGGTATTCTCCAGGTTCTACTCCGAATAGTAGTACATACGAGAGTCCAACATTCACTTTCCCTGAAGGGGTTGTAGCAACTTATACTGTTCAATTAATCGTTGAAACTCCTGAAGGGTGTATTGATACAACAGAACGTATTTTGTCTGTGAATAGTGATATCATTTTCTATGCTCCGAATGCTTTTACGCCTGATGGAGATGAATTTAATCAGACATGGAAATTTTATGTGTCAGGAATTGATGAATTCAATTTTGAATTGTTAATCTTCAATCGTTGGGGAGAAGTTATTTGGGAAACTCACGATGTGAATTCCACTTGGGATGGTACTTATAATGGTGCACCTTGTAAAGAAGGAGCGTACTCTTGGGTGGCACGAGTAAAAGACACCTACTCAGATAAGAAGATGACATTTAATGGTGCAATAAATATCCTTAAATAG
- the gdhA gene encoding NADP-specific glutamate dehydrogenase: MSSKYQAQIDAFMDKVKATNGHESEFLQAVHEVAEAVIPFMEEHPKYKTAKILDRIVEPERTILFRVPWLDDKGEIQVNRGYRVEFNSAIGPYKGGLRFHPSVNLSILKFLGFEQIFKNSLTTLPMGGGKGGSDFDPKGKSDNEVMKFCQSFMTELSRHIGADTDVPAGDIGVGGREIGYMFGQYKRIRNEFTGVLTGKARNWGGSLIRPEATGYGTVYFAKEMLATKDDSFKGKIVAVSGSGNVAQFACEKATQLGGKVVTLSDSSGYIYDAEGIDAAKLDFVMELKNVKRGRIEEYVKQFPSAKFVAGKRPWEVKADIALPCATQNELNGEEAKALIANGVICVAEGANMPTTPEGIAAFQAANVLFSPGKASNAGGVATSGLEMSQNSLRLSWTAEEVDAKLHSIMVSIHEACVKYGKDAKGNVDYVKGANIAGFVKVADSMIDQGLV, translated from the coding sequence ATGTCAAGTAAATACCAAGCACAGATTGACGCTTTTATGGATAAAGTAAAAGCTACCAACGGTCATGAATCAGAATTTTTGCAAGCTGTTCATGAAGTTGCTGAAGCAGTCATTCCTTTTATGGAAGAACACCCTAAATACAAGACTGCGAAAATTTTGGATCGAATTGTTGAGCCAGAAAGAACAATTTTGTTCCGAGTTCCGTGGTTGGATGACAAAGGTGAAATTCAAGTAAATCGTGGATACCGCGTTGAATTCAACTCAGCAATCGGACCTTACAAAGGTGGACTTCGTTTCCATCCTTCTGTAAACCTTTCTATCTTGAAATTCTTAGGATTCGAGCAAATTTTCAAAAACTCTTTAACGACTCTTCCAATGGGAGGTGGTAAAGGTGGTTCTGATTTCGATCCTAAAGGAAAGTCGGATAATGAAGTAATGAAATTTTGTCAATCATTTATGACTGAGCTTTCTCGTCATATTGGTGCTGATACAGATGTTCCTGCTGGAGATATCGGTGTTGGTGGACGTGAAATTGGTTACATGTTCGGACAGTACAAGAGAATTCGTAATGAATTTACAGGTGTATTAACTGGTAAAGCTCGCAACTGGGGTGGATCTTTGATTCGTCCAGAAGCTACAGGTTACGGAACTGTATATTTCGCGAAAGAAATGTTGGCTACTAAAGATGACTCTTTCAAAGGGAAAATTGTAGCTGTTTCTGGTTCTGGAAACGTAGCTCAATTTGCTTGTGAAAAAGCAACTCAATTGGGTGGTAAAGTAGTTACATTATCAGATTCATCAGGATATATCTACGATGCTGAAGGTATTGACGCTGCAAAATTAGATTTCGTGATGGAATTGAAAAATGTGAAGCGTGGTCGTATTGAAGAATACGTGAAACAATTCCCTTCTGCGAAATTCGTCGCTGGAAAACGTCCTTGGGAAGTAAAAGCTGATATCGCGTTGCCTTGTGCTACTCAAAATGAATTGAACGGTGAGGAAGCAAAAGCGTTGATTGCAAACGGGGTTATCTGTGTTGCTGAAGGAGCTAATATGCCAACTACACCAGAAGGTATTGCTGCATTCCAAGCTGCTAATGTATTGTTCTCTCCAGGAAAAGCGTCTAACGCTGGTGGTGTTGCAACATCTGGTTTGGAAATGTCTCAAAACTCTTTACGTTTAAGCTGGACTGCTGAAGAAGTAGACGCGAAATTACACAGTATCATGGTTTCTATCCACGAAGCTTGTGTGAAATATGGTAAAGATGCTAAAGGAAATGTTGACTACGTGAAAGGTGCAAATATTGCAGGTTTCGTGAAAGTTGCGGATTCTATGATTGACCAAGGTTTGGTATAA
- a CDS encoding alpha-ketoacid dehydrogenase subunit alpha/beta — MEKEKTKRLIDFNRDGFDNEELVTIYKAIAKPRLIEEKMLILLRQGKITKWFSGWGQEGISVGSAYAMKQEEFILPMHRNLGVFTTRGIPLNRLFAQFQGKMSGFTKGRDRSFHFGTKDYNIVGMISHLGPQLGIADGIALANKLKGNDQATIVFTGDGGASEGDFHESLNVASVWDLPVIFAIENNCWGLSTPSNEQFRCKQFIDKGIGYGMDAFQVDGNNILDVIRTVRKIADSIRQKPRPFLLEFMTFRMRGHEEASGTKYYPDGIQDEWAKKDPVSNFETYLLEQGVLTEELVAQIHQDIKDEIQNGLDIAFAESPIEPDLQRELDDLYAPFEQKVILPTTDEKTEKRYIDAISDSLRESMVRYPELVIMGQDVAEYGGVFKVTEGFVEQFGKGRVRNTPICESAIVGAGLGLSIAGMKAIVEMQFADFATCGFNQIVNNLAKIHWRWGQNADVVVRMPTGANTAAGPFHSQSNEAWFFHTPGLKVVYPAFPGDAKGLLNAAIEDPNPVLFFEHKFLYRSIREDIPNDYYTTEIGKAGYVRKGDDLTIITYGLGVHWAMEALDAHPEISANIVDLKTLLPLDTETIYDSVRATGKVIVLHEDCMTGGIGGEIVALINENCFDALDAPVKRVASLDTPVPFAVALEKQFLPAERLKQALMELYEF; from the coding sequence ATGGAAAAAGAAAAAACAAAACGATTGATTGATTTTAATCGAGATGGCTTTGACAACGAAGAGCTTGTCACTATTTATAAAGCAATTGCCAAGCCGCGATTGATCGAAGAGAAAATGCTTATTTTACTTCGTCAGGGAAAGATTACAAAGTGGTTTTCTGGTTGGGGACAAGAAGGAATTTCTGTTGGGTCAGCTTATGCGATGAAACAAGAAGAGTTTATTCTTCCAATGCATCGAAATTTGGGTGTGTTTACAACTCGTGGAATTCCTTTGAATAGACTTTTTGCACAATTCCAAGGGAAAATGTCGGGCTTTACAAAAGGTCGTGATCGTTCTTTCCATTTCGGAACCAAAGATTATAATATCGTTGGAATGATTTCTCACCTTGGTCCTCAATTGGGAATTGCTGATGGAATCGCTCTTGCAAATAAATTAAAAGGAAATGATCAAGCTACAATCGTTTTTACAGGCGATGGTGGTGCATCTGAAGGTGATTTTCACGAATCATTGAATGTTGCATCTGTTTGGGATCTTCCTGTAATTTTCGCTATTGAGAATAACTGCTGGGGATTATCCACTCCAAGCAACGAACAATTCCGCTGTAAACAATTTATAGACAAAGGAATTGGCTACGGAATGGATGCTTTTCAAGTAGATGGAAACAACATATTGGATGTTATTCGGACGGTTCGAAAAATCGCAGATTCTATTCGTCAAAAACCAAGACCTTTCTTGTTAGAGTTTATGACTTTCAGAATGCGTGGTCATGAAGAAGCTTCTGGAACAAAATATTATCCAGACGGAATTCAAGATGAATGGGCTAAAAAAGATCCTGTTTCAAATTTCGAAACCTATTTATTAGAGCAAGGCGTTTTAACGGAAGAATTAGTCGCTCAGATTCATCAAGATATCAAAGATGAAATTCAAAACGGATTGGACATTGCATTTGCCGAAAGCCCGATTGAACCAGATCTTCAAAGAGAACTAGACGATCTTTATGCACCCTTTGAGCAAAAAGTCATTTTACCAACAACTGATGAAAAAACAGAAAAACGCTATATTGATGCAATCTCAGATTCATTGAGAGAAAGTATGGTTCGTTATCCTGAATTAGTAATCATGGGACAAGACGTTGCTGAATATGGAGGCGTTTTTAAAGTTACTGAAGGATTTGTAGAACAATTTGGCAAAGGACGCGTTCGCAACACTCCTATTTGTGAATCTGCCATTGTAGGAGCTGGACTTGGTTTATCTATTGCTGGAATGAAAGCAATTGTTGAGATGCAATTTGCCGATTTCGCTACTTGTGGATTCAATCAAATTGTGAATAATTTAGCGAAGATTCATTGGAGATGGGGACAAAATGCAGATGTGGTAGTTCGTATGCCTACAGGGGCGAATACTGCCGCAGGGCCTTTCCACAGTCAAAGTAACGAAGCATGGTTCTTCCATACGCCAGGTTTAAAAGTGGTTTACCCTGCTTTTCCTGGAGATGCAAAAGGTTTATTAAATGCAGCAATTGAAGATCCAAATCCAGTTTTATTCTTTGAACACAAATTCTTGTACAGAAGCATTCGTGAAGACATTCCGAATGATTATTACACCACTGAAATTGGAAAAGCAGGATATGTGCGAAAGGGAGATGATTTGACTATTATCACTTACGGATTGGGAGTTCACTGGGCAATGGAGGCTTTGGATGCACATCCTGAAATCTCTGCAAACATCGTTGACTTAAAAACATTGCTTCCTTTGGATACAGAGACAATTTACGATTCTGTTCGCGCAACTGGAAAAGTAATCGTTTTACATGAAGATTGCATGACTGGAGGAATTGGAGGTGAAATCGTAGCATTGATCAACGAAAATTGCTTTGATGCGTTGGATGCACCCGTTAAACGAGTTGCTTCGTTAGACACTCCTGTTCCATTTGCAGTGGCATTGGAAAAACAATTTTTGCCCGCAGAGCGCTTGAAACAAGCTTTGATGGAATTGTATGAATTTTAA
- a CDS encoding LolA family protein — MKYLFIGLALTVSSLSYSQDAKAQGILDKVSEKIKALKTFYVEFSATVKNTSNGTNTNLSGKGWVKGDKFSAVYGENTMISNGLKKWSIVKEEKTVYEADASGDDDDAINPKKLLTIWESGFKNKYDKEETLNGEKVHVIYLYPKNPKKANYHTVILYISKEDNELKKAIMKSNDGTVSTYSLTKFTSNPVIEDSKFVFDKSKYPGYTVVKD; from the coding sequence ATGAAATACTTATTTATAGGCTTGGCGTTAACCGTAAGCTCGTTATCTTATAGCCAGGATGCCAAAGCTCAAGGAATTCTTGACAAGGTTTCTGAAAAAATCAAAGCATTAAAAACGTTTTACGTTGAGTTTAGTGCTACAGTGAAGAATACTTCAAATGGTACAAATACCAATCTTTCAGGAAAAGGTTGGGTGAAAGGTGATAAGTTTAGTGCAGTTTATGGCGAAAACACGATGATTTCAAATGGTTTGAAGAAATGGTCGATCGTAAAAGAAGAAAAAACTGTTTATGAAGCAGATGCTTCTGGAGACGATGATGATGCAATCAATCCGAAGAAATTATTGACTATTTGGGAATCTGGATTCAAAAACAAATATGACAAAGAAGAAACCTTAAACGGTGAAAAAGTACATGTGATTTATTTGTATCCGAAAAACCCGAAGAAAGCAAATTACCACACAGTAATCTTGTACATTTCGAAAGAAGATAATGAATTGAAGAAAGCAATCATGAAATCAAATGACGGAACGGTTTCTACTTATTCATTGACGAAATTCACTTCTAATCCAGTAATCGAAGATAGTAAGTTTGTGTTCGACAAATCAAAGTATCCTGGGTACACGGTTGTGAAGGATTAA
- a CDS encoding FtsK/SpoIIIE family DNA translocase: MTVENEYRQKSEQTEAKSDSNQDKKEPKGKGTKSPKASGNALLDRFSNRFDKKRVKTIMGIAMVLFSFFTFLSCFSYFFTWTADQDRVLDVSLFSFLFDGNPEPVQNWLGKFGAWMSHLFMYRWFGVSSFAISFIIFLIGFKWMLNILLLPIRRSIAVSALFMVWSSVFLGYFVEHIDYLGGTFGFTINQWSRLTVGSFGTFIAIVALLWVVLVVLFNADIVAWFNRAKGVKDSFFEDDEPVLATVTDIHVVNTIREDQIRAEQEAAEVNFDDEEDEDPSYGDGEDDSFIVIQAGAEKTVEEPFVPVNQVDDIDEDTEEEEGDFKVSIAATDATLSDDEFNSIRQEYGDYDPTLDLSGYMLPPIDLLKEYGNGQVSINKQELEDNKNKIVETLSHYKIDIAKIKATVGPTVTLYEIVPAPGVRISKIKNLEDDIALSLSALGIRIIAPIPGKGTIGIEVPNSSPDMVSMKSLIASEKFQNSDFELPIVMGKTITNETYTFDLTKAPHLLVAGATGQGKSVGLNAILVSILYKKHPSQVKFVLVDPKKVELTLYNRIERHFLAKLPGEEDAIITDTSKVVATLNSLCIEMDNRYELLKVAEVRTIKEYNAKFIARRLNPEKGHHYLPYIVVLIDEFADLIMTAGKEVEHPIARLAQLARAIGIHLIVATQRPSVNVITGMIKANFPARIAFRVLSKIDSRTILDSSGADQLIGRGDMLISLGQDLIRVQCGFADTPEVEAICKFIGEQRAYPEALILPEYVGADGGDGNDVDLDDIDSLFADAARIVVINNQGSASLLQRKLKLGYNRAGRIVDQLEGYGIIGPFQGSKAREVLFSDLESLEEFLRAKGIN, from the coding sequence ATGACAGTGGAGAACGAATACAGACAAAAAAGCGAACAAACAGAAGCGAAATCTGATAGCAATCAGGATAAGAAAGAACCAAAAGGCAAAGGAACGAAAAGCCCGAAGGCTTCTGGTAATGCGCTATTGGACCGTTTTTCAAATCGATTTGATAAGAAAAGAGTGAAAACAATCATGGGAATTGCTATGGTTCTATTTTCCTTTTTCACCTTTTTATCTTGCTTTTCTTATTTCTTTACATGGACAGCAGATCAAGACCGTGTATTAGATGTTTCTCTATTTTCATTCTTGTTTGACGGAAATCCTGAACCTGTGCAAAACTGGTTGGGTAAGTTTGGAGCATGGATGTCTCATCTCTTCATGTATCGTTGGTTTGGTGTTTCGTCTTTTGCAATTTCATTCATAATCTTCTTGATTGGTTTCAAATGGATGTTGAATATTCTATTATTGCCAATCAGACGATCGATTGCAGTATCTGCACTTTTCATGGTTTGGAGCTCTGTTTTTCTAGGATATTTCGTAGAGCATATTGATTATTTAGGAGGAACTTTTGGATTTACAATTAATCAATGGTCTCGTTTGACAGTTGGAAGCTTTGGAACATTTATCGCAATTGTCGCTCTATTGTGGGTTGTTCTCGTTGTTTTATTTAATGCAGATATTGTTGCTTGGTTCAATCGTGCAAAAGGAGTGAAGGATTCATTTTTCGAAGATGATGAGCCTGTTCTTGCAACCGTGACGGATATCCATGTGGTAAATACGATTCGAGAAGATCAAATTAGAGCGGAGCAGGAAGCTGCAGAAGTGAATTTTGATGACGAGGAAGACGAAGATCCGTCTTATGGAGACGGAGAGGATGATAGTTTTATTGTGATTCAAGCTGGCGCAGAAAAAACTGTTGAAGAGCCTTTCGTTCCAGTAAATCAGGTAGATGATATTGATGAAGATACGGAAGAAGAGGAAGGCGATTTCAAAGTGAGTATAGCTGCTACAGACGCCACACTTTCGGATGATGAGTTCAATTCGATTCGACAAGAATATGGGGATTACGACCCGACCTTGGATCTTTCTGGATATATGTTGCCGCCAATTGACTTGTTGAAAGAATACGGAAATGGACAGGTTTCAATCAATAAACAAGAATTAGAAGACAATAAGAATAAGATTGTAGAAACACTTTCTCATTATAAAATCGATATTGCGAAGATCAAAGCAACGGTTGGTCCAACGGTAACGCTTTATGAAATCGTTCCCGCTCCAGGTGTTCGTATTTCGAAGATTAAAAACTTGGAAGACGATATCGCTTTGAGTTTATCGGCTCTGGGAATTCGTATTATTGCACCGATCCCTGGAAAAGGAACAATTGGTATTGAGGTTCCAAATAGCAGTCCAGACATGGTTTCCATGAAATCATTGATTGCATCGGAGAAATTCCAGAATTCTGATTTCGAATTGCCAATCGTAATGGGTAAAACGATCACAAATGAAACATATACCTTTGATTTAACAAAAGCGCCTCACCTGTTGGTTGCTGGAGCTACAGGTCAAGGGAAATCGGTTGGATTGAACGCAATTTTAGTGTCTATTCTCTATAAAAAGCATCCATCTCAAGTGAAATTTGTGTTGGTTGACCCTAAGAAAGTAGAGCTAACACTTTACAATAGAATTGAACGTCATTTCTTGGCAAAACTTCCAGGTGAAGAAGATGCAATTATTACGGATACATCGAAAGTTGTTGCGACATTAAATTCCTTATGTATTGAAATGGATAACCGCTACGAATTATTGAAAGTAGCAGAAGTTCGGACGATTAAAGAGTACAACGCGAAATTTATTGCCCGCAGGTTAAATCCAGAAAAAGGACATCATTATTTACCATATATTGTTGTCTTAATCGATGAGTTTGCTGATTTAATTATGACGGCTGGAAAAGAAGTGGAGCATCCGATTGCACGTTTGGCACAGTTAGCTCGAGCGATTGGAATTCACTTAATTGTAGCGACGCAAAGACCTTCTGTAAACGTGATTACGGGGATGATTAAGGCAAACTTCCCTGCTCGAATTGCATTCCGCGTATTGTCTAAAATAGATTCTCGAACAATTTTGGATTCTTCTGGTGCTGATCAGTTGATAGGTCGAGGGGATATGTTAATTTCCCTCGGACAAGATTTAATTCGTGTTCAATGTGGATTTGCAGATACACCAGAAGTGGAAGCAATTTGTAAGTTTATTGGTGAACAAAGAGCTTATCCCGAAGCATTGATTCTTCCTGAATATGTTGGTGCAGATGGAGGAGATGGAAATGATGTCGATTTGGATGACATTGATTCTTTGTTTGCTGATGCAGCTCGGATTGTTGTGATTAATAATCAAGGATCGGCTTCTTTGTTGCAACGCAAGTTGAAATTGGGTTATAACCGAGCTGGTAGAATTGTAGATCAGCTTGAAGGCTACGGTATCATTGGACCATTTCAAGGAAGTAAGGCTCGAGAAGTTCTTTTTAGTGATTTGGAAAGTTTGGAAGAATTCCTGCGCGCAAAAGGAATTAATTAA
- a CDS encoding arginase translates to MHRKIEIIVNNSELTAGTRGASLGPGAIMTAARKANSPYFGLYPLHPLPDLNHFLDRENETEFAKNIIPYKQVFESVATKTQSVIEKGSFPIILAGDHGSAAGTIAGIKAAFPNKRLGVIWIDAHGDLHSPYTTPSGNMHGMPLSLSLGNDNLGYQRNTPSEQTIQIWNELKFKYTNASKVNPSDLIFIGVRDTEHEEDQLIAENNITNHTVEAIRKDGAPAIVTQTLKQLEPCDIIYVSFDVDSMDPEITSFGTGTPVGNGIFPEEAEEILTLLAKNPKTVCIEFVEVNPCLDNKINVMAETAFSLLEKVSAALNS, encoded by the coding sequence ATGCATCGGAAAATTGAAATCATTGTAAACAACTCAGAATTGACAGCTGGAACCAGAGGCGCATCCCTAGGCCCTGGAGCTATTATGACAGCTGCTCGAAAAGCAAACAGTCCATACTTCGGTCTTTATCCTCTGCACCCTTTACCTGATTTGAATCATTTTTTAGACCGTGAAAACGAAACAGAATTCGCGAAAAACATCATTCCCTACAAACAAGTTTTTGAATCAGTTGCAACAAAAACGCAATCAGTGATTGAAAAAGGTTCGTTTCCGATTATTCTAGCAGGAGATCATGGTTCAGCCGCTGGAACAATTGCTGGAATTAAAGCTGCTTTTCCAAACAAGCGTTTGGGAGTCATTTGGATTGATGCACATGGAGATTTGCATTCGCCTTACACTACTCCATCAGGAAATATGCACGGAATGCCTTTGAGTCTCTCTCTTGGGAACGATAATTTAGGATACCAACGGAATACACCTTCTGAGCAAACGATTCAAATTTGGAACGAGTTGAAGTTTAAATACACAAATGCTTCAAAAGTAAATCCAAGCGATTTGATATTCATTGGAGTTCGAGATACTGAACACGAAGAAGATCAATTAATTGCTGAAAACAACATAACGAATCACACCGTTGAAGCAATTCGCAAAGACGGAGCTCCTGCGATTGTTACTCAAACCTTAAAGCAATTAGAACCCTGTGATATAATCTATGTTTCCTTTGATGTAGATTCTATGGATCCGGAAATTACTTCTTTTGGAACAGGAACTCCAGTTGGAAACGGTATTTTTCCAGAAGAAGCGGAAGAAATATTAACTTTGCTAGCAAAAAATCCAAAAACAGTTTGCATCGAATTTGTAGAGGTAAATCCGTGTCTGGACAATAAAATAAACGTGATGGCAGAAACTGCTTTTTCTTTGTTGGAAAAGGTTTCCGCTGCGCTCAACAGTTAA